One window of Pseudochaenichthys georgianus chromosome 18, fPseGeo1.2, whole genome shotgun sequence genomic DNA carries:
- the LOC117464034 gene encoding leukotriene B4 receptor 1-like produces MASNITTTISQQSSSSPVPLSINAMVGIAILTLAFVLGFPGNLFVVWTVLCRVKNRSVTCLLVLNLSMADAFVLLSAPFILRYLAGGRGWEFGSAACKLVHYLSSVNMCMSIYLICLMSMDRWLAVSRPFLFHTMRTKRSFLTLLLVVWVLALLLSVPMPFYRRLEMRSTFPNNITLSFCVLYHKSKGHRVFQYLFETIMGFLLPFSLINTCNSSIICRLQSAKFQRRAHGSRLILMVICTFAVFWLPYHIVNIIEVVGLLQDSKSAVTVALAARPNVTAFAYFSSAVNPILYVFSGSSHIRQAGFSFMGKPFEATNSENKTTYTFTRSGHINRRCYTPDKHSALNTLLMKLGRLFKSKEKDMSGGVAGKEADELELRTLAIQLN; encoded by the exons ATGGCATCCAATATCACCACCACCATCTCCCAGCAGTCCTCCTCTTCGCCTGTTCCTCTGTCCATCAACGCCATGGTCGGCATCGCCATCTTGACCCTGGCCTTTGTGCTGGGCTTCCCTGGGAACCTGTTTGTTGTTTGGACAGTGTTGTGCCGGGTGAAGAATCGCTCAGTGACCTGTTTGCTGGTGCTGAATCTGAGTATGGCGGATGCTTTCGTGCTGCTCAGCGCCCCTTTTATCCTGCGCTACCTGGCTGGAGGACGAGGCTGGGAGTTTGGCTCGGCAGCATGCAAGCTGGTGCATTACCTATCGAGTGTGAACATGTGCATGTCCATCTACCTCATCTGCCTGATGAGCATGGACCGCTGGCTGGCCGTGTCCAGGCCGTTTCTGTTCCATACAATGAGAACCAAGCGCTCCTTCCTGACTCTTCTGCTTGTGGTCTGGGTGTTAGCGTTGCTCCTGTCAGTCCCGATGCCTTTCTACCGCAG ACTGGAGATGAGGAGTACTTTCCCAAACAATATCACTTTGAGCTTCTGCGTGCTGTACCACAAGAGCAAGGGTCATCGGGTCTTCCAGTACCTGTTTGAAACCATCATGGGCTTCCTGCTGCCTTTCTCCCTCATCAACACCTGTAACTCCTCCATCATCTGTCGTCTGCAGAGTGCCAAGTTCCAGCGCCGAGCACACGGCAGCCGCCTCATCCTGATGGTCATCTGTACCTTTGCAGTATTCTGGCTGCCGTATCACATTGTCAACATCATAGAG GTGGTGGGCCTTTTGCAGGACAGTAAATCTGCGGTTACAGTCGCCCTTGCAGCCCGTCCAAATGTCACCGCATTCGCTTACTTCAGCAGTGCGGTCAATCCCATTTTGTACGTGTTTTCCGGCAGCTCCCACATCCGCCAGGCCGGCTTCAGCTTCATGGGCAAGCCTTTCGAGGCCACCAACTCGGAGAACAAGACCACGTATACCTTCACCCGGAGCGGACACATTAACCGCAGATGCTACACACCGGACAAGCACTCTGCCCTGAACACCCTGTTGATGAAACTGGGGAGGCTGTTCAAAAGCAAGGAAAAGGACATGAGCGGCGGCGTGGCGGGAAAAGAGGCGGACGAGCTTGAACTCAGGACACTGGCCATCCAACTAAACTGA
- the LOC117463350 gene encoding leukotriene B4 receptor 1-like, with the protein MAQSTIPPTLNITTPSSPIVDTGAGTTVGALILSLVFLLGFPGNLFIIWSVLARARKHSITTLLILNLAIADGSLMALTPFFVIYLIMKTWVFGNVMCKLLFYLCLVNMYASIQLIMLMSIYRLVAVLWPRHVTLITGRKTVIWVLAVVWVLVMLASVPAMIFRKVKIQNNSSVCEPVHDDNRDVALQYMLELVFGFLIPYTVIVVSYICILRRLRQTKFRRRIRSEKLILAIVLTFCLFWLPYHLVNMVQVTWALCPKGQVKETLNLIWHKSRAVTSAIAFISSCTNPVLYFFAGKSYIRREGLAFMARLFEGTALDSATRKSRQNSQNSREKDKEADVVMLKEKDQDSSSNAKPVNNSK; encoded by the exons ATGGCCCAGAGTACCATTCCTCCCACCCTGAACATCACCACACCTTCCTCACCCATCGTGGATACCGGCGCTGGCACCACGGTGGGCGCCCTAATCCTGAGCCTAGTCTTTCTCTTGGGCTTCCCTGGAAACCTCTTCATAATCTGGAGCGTCCTGGCACGGGCCCGAAAGCACTCCATCACCACCCTCCTCATCCTCAACCTAGCTATCGCCGACGGCTCTCTGATGGCCCTCACTCCATTCTTCGTCATCTACCTAATTATGAAGACTTGGGTGTTTGGGAATGTGATGTGTAAGCTCCTCTTCTACCTGTGTCTGGTCAACATGTACGCATCTATCCAGCTCATCATGCTAATGAGCATCTACAGGCTGGTGGCAGTGCTGTGGCCGCGACACGTCACTCTGATCACCGGCCGGAAGACTGTAATATGGGTGCTGGCCGTGGTGTGGGTGCTGGTGATGTTGGCATCTGTTCCTGCAATGATCTTCAGAAAAGTGAAGATTCAGAATAACTCCTCCGTGTGCGAACCAGTTCATGACGACAACAGAGAT GTGGCCCTCCAGTACATGCTGGAGCTCGTGTTTGGGTTTCTAATTCCCTACACGGTCATTGTAGTCAGCTACATCTGCATCTTGCGGCGGCTCCGACAAACCAAGTTTCGCCGTCGCATTCGTAGCGAGAAGCTCATCCTTGCCATCGTGTTGACATTCTGCCTCTTTTGGTTGCCTTACCACCTCGTCAATATGGTTCAA GTAACATGGGCGTTGTGTCCAAAGGGTCAAGTGAAAGAGAC GCTGAATTTAATATGGCACAAGAGCCGAGCGGTCACCTCTGCCATCGCCTTCATCAGCAGCTGTACCAACCCAGTCCTATACTTCTTCGCAGGAAAGTCCTACATCCGACGAGAAGGGCTGGCGTTCATGGCTCGCTTATTTGAGGGCACAGCGCTGGACTCGGCCACCAGAAAGAGCCGACAGAACAGCCAGAACAGCCGCGAAAAAGACAAAGAGGCAGATGTTGTAATGCTTAAGGAAAAAGATCAAGACTCTAGCTCTAATGCCAAACCTGTAAACAATAGTAAGTAG